A single window of Gossypium arboreum isolate Shixiya-1 chromosome 13, ASM2569848v2, whole genome shotgun sequence DNA harbors:
- the LOC108462854 gene encoding 26S proteasome non-ATPase regulatory subunit 4 homolog: MGGEMNLAAGIQIAQLALKHRQNKLQHQRIIVFAGSPIKYEKKVLEMIGKKLKKNSVALDIVDFSEDEDGKPDKLEALLASVNNNDSSHIVHVPPGQNALSDVLISTPMFTRDGEGGGGFAAHAASVGVTNFDFGVDPNIDPELALAVRVSMEEERARQEAATKKAAEKSSNQEKEEEVQPQSDSQNATEQVTDPMDEDDALLKQALVLSMNIPGSDSSAGDAEMSEATNDQELAMGLSFYWMHSSGLAEFIHSDDLFELTADLKISGVV, from the exons ATGGGGGGTGAGATGAACCTAGCAGCTGGAATTCAGATTGCTCAGCTGGCCCTAAAGCATCGCCAAAACAAACTTCAACACCAAAGGATTATAGTTTTTGCTGGAAG TCCCATTAAGTATGAAAAGAAGGTCCTGGAGATGATAggaaagaaattgaaaaagaacAGTGTAGCTCTTGATATTGTTGACTTTAGTGAGGATGAAGATGGAAAGCCAGACAAGTTGGAGGCTCTTCTTGCATCTGTTAATAATAATGACAGTAGTCATATAGTTCATGTTCCTCCTGGTCAAAATGCACTTTCTGATGTGCTCATCAG CACACCTATGTTCACTAGGGATGGGGAAGGAGGAGGTGGCTTTGCTGCTCATGCAGCATCAGTAGGTGTTACTAATTTTGATTTCGGAGTGGATCCAAATATAGATCCAGAGCTGGCTCTTGCCGTAAGGGTTTCTATGGAAGAGGAGAGAGCAAGGCAAGAAGCTGCTACCAAGAAGGCTGCTGAGAAATCTTCTAATCAAGAAAAAGAAGAGGAAGTGCAACCACAGTCCGATTCGCAGAATGCAACTGAACAAGTTACTGATCCCATG GATGAGGATGATGCTTTGCTAAAGCAGGCCCTTGTATTATCGATGAATATCCCAGGATCTGATTCTTCTGCGGGTGATGCTGAGATGTCTGAGGCTACCAATGATCAGGAACTGGCCATGG GTTTGAGTTTTTATTGGATGCATAGTTCAGGATTAGCTGAATTCATACATAGTGACGACTTGTTTGAGCTAACTGCTGATCTTAAA ATTTCTGGTGTAGTATGA
- the LOC108462749 gene encoding abrin-b-like: MKLWIVLLAVICTSWLSIVEKRPRITTIQNENKPIGIFREVRFTTQGANRRSYQIFMNELYDALTERADNGGVIPVLPSPLPEPDDHRQYVLVELSNEYQYSVKLALNVSDVYILGYHPGDSDTSYFFDGVAEDVRNALFPDSTVRRDLPYTGMYGSLENFAGVNDRRDIPLGIGELHQHINYMNIITQPDSSTLAKALLVCIQMVSEAVRLRNLQHKILEVADPDADGNYGVYYPDLLMTQYEGAWGKISEAVQSTTNGIFTRPVSLKKSDREFFDLKSVKEVIFIVGIISKECNERGNVQIFPTSTSASESPSLLPIPMRSTSLESNDDTCEIALAPTSYITGRNGLCVDVYQESYRNGNKIILSKCGQNKASQLWELRMYDNTIRSGGKCLTTSYVMIHDCETAISDATKWEIQSDGAIRNPKSELVLTASEDSWGVINLVVDKNIYASKQTWYASNITKPPVTTIVGYQGLCLLAFQSSVWLEFCVSYNIEQQWAIYPDGTIRPPKNQDGCLKYANAEEDVVRVGTCDGGAEERWRFQSDGTILHVMTRKVMDVKDTTAILPEITVNNYNRRNTQIWFQV; encoded by the coding sequence ATGAAGCTGTGGATTGTACTACTGGCAGTAATATGTACCAGTTGGTTATCCATAGTTGAGAAACGGCCCCGCATCACTACCATACAAAATGAAAACAAGCCTATTGGTATTTTTAGGGAGGTGAGATTCACCACCCAAGGTGCCAATAGAAGATCCTATCAGATATTTATGAATGAACTGTATGATGCCTTGACAGAGCGTGCAGATAACGGCGGAGTTATACCAGTATTGCCATCTCCGTTGCCGGAGCCTGATGATCACCGACAATATGTTCTGGTGGAACTATCGAATGAGTACCAATATTCCGTTAAATTAGCTTTGAATGTCAGCGATGTGTATATCTTGGGTTATCATCCAGGTGATAGTGATACTTCCTACTTTTTTGATGGAGTTGCGGAGGATGTACGTAATGCTTTGTTCCCAGACAGCACTGTAAGAAGAGATCTTCCATATACTGGCATGTATGGGTCACTTGAAAATTTTGCAGGAGTGAATGACAGAAGAGATATTCCTTTGGGAATCGGCGAACTACATCaacatataaattatatgaaTATTATAACCCAACCTGATAGCAGCACCCTCGCAAAAGCCCTTCTAGTTTGTATCCAAATGGTTTCAGAAGCTGTGCGATTGAGAAACCTCCAGCATAAAATACTTGAAGTTGCAGATCCTGATGCAGATGGAAATTATGGAGTGTATTATCCAGATCTACTAATGACTCAGTATGAAGGTGCCTGGGGAAAGATCTCCGAAGCCGTCCAATCTACAACAAATGGAATCTTTACAAGACCAGTTTCTTTAAAAAAAAGTGATCGTGAATTTTTCGATTTGAAAAGCGTAAAAGAAGTGATTTTCATAGTTGGAATAATATCAAAAGAATGCAATGAAAGAGGAAATGTGCAGATTTTTCCAACTTCAACATCAGCATCTGAGTCTCCTTCTTTGTTGCCTATACCTATGAGATCTACCAGCTTGGAAAGCAACGATGACACTTGTGAAATAGCGTTAGCACCTACCTCGTATATTACTGGACGAAATGGTCTGTGTGTTGATGTATACCAGGAAAGCTATCGTAATGGAAACAAAATAATCTTATCGAAATGTGGACAGAATAAGGCCAGTCAACTGTGGGAGTTAAGAATGTATGACAACACAATCCGATCCGGCGGAAAATGCTTAACCACTAGCTATGTGATGATCCATGATTGTGAGACGGCTATCTCTGATGCCACCAAATGGGAAATTCAAAGCGATGGAGCCATAAGAAATCCCAAATCTGAGCTTGTTTTGACAGCAAGCGAAGATAGTTGGGGTGTGATTAATCTGGTTgttgataaaaatatttatgctTCTAAACAAACTTGGTATGCCAGCAATATCACGAAGCCACCAGTGACCACCATTGTTGGTTACCAAGGTCTTTGCTTGCTAGCATTTCAAAGTTCGGTGTGGCTGGAGTTTTGTGTAAGTTACAATATTGAACAACAGTGGGCAATATATCCAGATGGTACCATCAGGCCCCCAAAGAACCAAGATGGGTGTCTCAAATATGCAAATGCAGAAGAGGACGTAGTCCGCGTGGGAACATGCGATGGAGGGGCTGAGGAAAGGTGGCGATTTCAGAGTGATGGCACAATTTTGCACGTAATGACCAGAAAAGTTATGGATGTGAAAGATACCACTGCCATCCTTCCTGAGATTACAGTCAATAATTACAACAGACGAAATACCCAAATTTGGTTTCAAGTGTAA
- the LOC108462750 gene encoding ricin-like, with protein sequence MKLWIVLLAVICTSWLSMVEKRPRITTIQNENKPIGIFREVKFATEGANRGSFQRFMNELYDALTERADKSGVIPVLPSPLLEPDDHRQYVLAELSNEYQSIKLALNVSDVYILGYHLGDSDTSYFFKGVEEDVRNVCSQTAL encoded by the coding sequence ATGAAGCTGTGGATTGTACTACTGGCAGTAATATGTACCAGTTGGTTGTCCATGGTTGAGAAACGGCCCCGCATCACTACCATCCAAAATGAAAACAAGCCTATAGGTATTTTTAGGGAGGTGAAATTCGCCACCGAAGGTGCCAATAGAGGATCGTTTCAGagatttatgaatgaattgtATGATGCATTGACAGAGCGTGCAGATAAAAGCGGAGTTATACCAGTATTGCCATCTCCGTTGCTGGAGCCTGATGATCACCGACAATATGTTCTGGCGGAACTCTCGAATGAGTACCAATCCATCAAATTAGCTTTGAATGTCAGCGATGTGTATATCTTGGGTTATCATCTAGGTGATAGTGATACTTCCTACTTTTTTAAAGGTGTTGAGGAGGATGTACGTAATGTTTGTTCCCAGACAGCACTGTAA